Proteins encoded within one genomic window of Bacillus thuringiensis:
- the hppD gene encoding 4-hydroxyphenylpyruvate dioxygenase, whose translation MKQKSMDTLAAQMEDFFPVRDVDHLEFYVGNAKQSSYYLARAFGFKIVAYSGLETGNREKVSYVLVQKNMRFVVSGALSSENRIAEFVKTHGDGVKDVALLVDDVDKAYSEAVKRGAVAIAPPVELTDENGTLKKAVIGTYGDTIHTLVERKNYKGTFMPGFQKVEFNIPFEESGLIAVDHVVGNVEKMEEWVSYYENVMGFKQMIHFDDDDISTEYSALMSKVMTNGSRIKFPINEPADGKRKSQIQEYLEFYNGAGVQHLALLTNDIVKTVEALRANGVEFLDTPDTYYDELSARVGKIDEEIDRLKELKILVDRDDEGYLLQIFTKPIVDRPTLFIEIIQRKGSRGFGEGNFKALFESIEREQERRGNL comes from the coding sequence ATGAAACAAAAATCTATGGATACGCTAGCTGCACAAATGGAGGACTTTTTTCCAGTACGTGATGTAGACCATTTGGAATTTTACGTAGGAAATGCAAAGCAATCAAGTTATTACCTTGCGAGAGCATTCGGATTCAAAATTGTAGCCTACTCTGGATTAGAAACTGGTAACCGTGAGAAGGTATCTTATGTTCTTGTGCAAAAAAATATGCGTTTTGTTGTGTCTGGAGCTTTAAGTAGCGAAAATCGTATCGCAGAGTTTGTAAAGACTCATGGTGATGGCGTGAAAGATGTGGCATTACTTGTTGACGATGTTGATAAAGCGTACTCGGAAGCAGTGAAACGTGGTGCCGTCGCAATTGCTCCGCCTGTAGAGTTAACAGACGAGAACGGTACATTGAAAAAAGCAGTTATTGGTACGTATGGTGATACAATTCACACGCTTGTAGAGCGTAAAAATTATAAAGGAACATTTATGCCAGGATTCCAAAAGGTCGAGTTTAATATTCCTTTTGAAGAGTCAGGTTTAATTGCTGTAGATCATGTAGTTGGTAATGTTGAAAAGATGGAAGAGTGGGTTAGTTATTACGAGAATGTTATGGGCTTTAAACAAATGATCCATTTTGATGATGATGACATTAGTACAGAGTATTCAGCATTAATGTCGAAGGTTATGACAAATGGAAGTCGTATTAAGTTCCCTATTAACGAGCCAGCAGATGGAAAGAGAAAATCACAAATTCAAGAATATTTAGAGTTCTACAATGGAGCGGGTGTACAACATCTTGCCTTATTAACGAATGACATTGTTAAAACAGTAGAAGCGCTTCGTGCAAATGGTGTGGAATTTTTAGATACACCAGATACTTATTATGATGAGTTAAGTGCACGAGTTGGAAAAATTGATGAGGAAATTGATAGGTTAAAAGAATTAAAGATTTTAGTAGATCGCGATGATGAAGGCTACTTACTACAAATCTTTACGAAACCAATTGTAGATCGTCCAACTTTATTTATTGAAATCATTCAACGTAAAGGTTCTCGTGGATTTGGAGAAGGGAACTTTAAAGCATTATTTGAATCAATTGAAAGAGAACAGGAACGTCGCGGAAACTTATAA
- a CDS encoding fumarylacetoacetate hydrolase family protein, with protein sequence MKFVTFRLPSKEMRAGWLEGDKVIDMNLASDGKLPSSMFAFLEKADEYVEVLRNIKNPEKGLYSLEEVQLAAAIPNPSSIRDFYAFEQHVKTARGRRGLDVVPEWYDFPVFYFTNHRAVIGPDDFVIGPKKSKKLDYELEIACVIGKEGRNISREQAEEYIFGYCIMNDWSARDLQAAEMKVGLGPAKGKDFATSLGAHLVTKEELDVYRNGDRYELEMTAHVNGKLLSKGNFQDIYYTFAEMIERASKDVTLYPGDVIGSGTVGTGCILELGTEEWLQDGDVVELTITGLGTLRNTVKKEMEAGDGHVLSSHGGATS encoded by the coding sequence ATGAAATTTGTTACATTTCGTCTTCCTTCGAAAGAAATGCGAGCTGGATGGCTTGAAGGTGACAAAGTAATTGATATGAATCTTGCTAGTGATGGGAAATTACCTTCTTCTATGTTCGCCTTTTTAGAGAAAGCGGATGAGTATGTAGAAGTATTACGTAATATTAAGAATCCGGAAAAGGGGCTATATTCCTTAGAGGAAGTACAATTAGCGGCGGCAATTCCTAATCCGAGTAGTATTCGGGATTTTTACGCGTTTGAACAGCATGTAAAAACGGCTCGTGGCCGAAGAGGGTTAGATGTTGTACCTGAATGGTACGATTTCCCGGTTTTTTATTTTACGAACCATCGTGCTGTAATTGGTCCGGATGATTTTGTAATTGGCCCGAAGAAATCTAAAAAACTTGATTATGAGTTAGAGATTGCTTGCGTAATTGGGAAAGAAGGAAGAAATATTTCTCGTGAGCAAGCAGAGGAATACATTTTTGGTTATTGTATTATGAATGACTGGAGTGCAAGGGACTTGCAAGCAGCAGAAATGAAGGTAGGACTCGGTCCAGCAAAAGGAAAAGATTTTGCAACTTCATTAGGAGCACACCTTGTTACGAAAGAGGAATTAGATGTTTATCGTAACGGTGACCGTTATGAACTAGAGATGACTGCTCATGTAAATGGAAAGCTATTATCAAAAGGAAACTTTCAAGATATTTACTATACATTTGCTGAAATGATTGAACGTGCTTCTAAAGACGTTACGCTATACCCAGGCGATGTGATTGGTTCTGGGACAGTAGGAACAGGTTGTATTTTAGAACTGGGCACGGAAGAGTGGCTGCAAGATGGAGATGTTGTAGAACTTACGATTACTGGTTTAGGTACATTACGTAATACGGTCAAAAAAGAAATGGAAGCAGGTGATGGGCATGTTTTATCGTCACATGGGGGAGCTACCTCATAA
- a CDS encoding homogentisate 1,2-dioxygenase, with translation MFYRHMGELPHKRHVQFRKKDGSLYREQVMGTKGFSGTQSILYHHYMPTEVGHAALSHSCQLQYEEDVALAHRHFRTKENKKTGDAVSGRNFMLGNEDLLIGVVTPTEKMDYFYRNGDGDEMLFVHYGTGKIETMFGTIHYRKGDYVTIPIGTIYRVIPDEGETKFLVVEANSQITTPRRYRNEYGQLLEHSPFCERDIRGPEKLETYDEKGEFVVMTKSRGYMHKHVLGHHPLDVVGWDGYLYPWVFNVEDFEPITGRIHQPPPVHQTFEGHNFVICSFVPRLYDYHPESIPAPYYHSNVNSDEVLYYVEGNFMSRKGVEEGSITLHPSGIPHGPHPGKTEGSIGKKETLELAVMIDTFRPLRIVKQAHETEDEKYMYSWIEEGSHTVK, from the coding sequence ATGTTTTATCGTCACATGGGGGAGCTACCTCATAAACGACATGTACAATTCCGTAAAAAGGATGGATCGCTCTATCGCGAACAAGTAATGGGAACGAAAGGTTTTTCGGGTACGCAATCTATTTTGTACCATCATTATATGCCAACGGAAGTAGGTCATGCAGCATTATCTCATTCTTGTCAGTTGCAGTATGAAGAAGATGTAGCTCTTGCTCATCGGCATTTTCGCACGAAAGAAAATAAAAAAACTGGCGATGCAGTAAGCGGAAGAAACTTTATGCTTGGGAATGAGGATTTATTAATTGGAGTAGTGACTCCAACAGAAAAAATGGACTATTTCTACCGTAATGGTGATGGCGATGAAATGTTATTTGTTCATTACGGAACAGGGAAGATTGAAACAATGTTCGGAACGATTCACTATCGAAAAGGTGATTATGTAACGATTCCAATTGGAACGATTTATCGTGTTATTCCAGATGAAGGAGAGACTAAGTTTCTTGTTGTAGAAGCAAATAGTCAAATTACAACACCGCGTCGCTATCGTAATGAATATGGACAATTGTTAGAGCATAGTCCGTTTTGTGAGAGAGATATTCGTGGTCCTGAAAAATTAGAGACGTATGATGAAAAAGGTGAGTTTGTCGTAATGACAAAGTCGCGAGGGTATATGCATAAACATGTTTTAGGGCACCATCCGTTAGATGTTGTTGGTTGGGATGGCTATTTATATCCGTGGGTCTTTAATGTAGAGGACTTTGAACCAATCACAGGTCGTATTCATCAGCCACCTCCAGTACATCAAACGTTCGAAGGTCACAATTTCGTTATTTGTTCTTTCGTACCACGTTTATACGACTATCATCCAGAATCTATTCCGGCACCATATTATCATAGTAACGTGAATAGTGATGAAGTACTGTACTATGTAGAAGGAAACTTTATGAGCCGGAAAGGTGTGGAAGAAGGTTCTATTACACTTCATCCGAGCGGAATTCCTCATGGGCCGCACCCTGGGAAAACAGAGGGAAGTATAGGGAAAAAAGAAACGCTTGAATTAGCTGTTATGATAGATACATTCCGTCCACTTCGTATTGTAAAACAAGCACATGAAACAGAAGATGAAAAATATATGTATAGCTGGATTGAAGAAGGTTCACATACTGTGAAATAG
- a CDS encoding amino acid permease, giving the protein MKQIFQKKPIAKLMQESKQKTLARTLGALDLTMLGIGAIVGTGIFVLTGVVAAKHSGPAIILSFAIAALACAFAAFCYAEFASSVPVSGSVYTYTYATMGEVFAFLIGWDLMLEYLLATSAVANGWSAYFQSLLKGFGIHIPTILSSAPGTGKGGIIDLPAVLIILVMTVLLSRGVRESARVNNIMVFIKIAVVLIFIFAGFNYVKPENWTPFMPFGLDGVMAGAATVFFAFIGFDAVSTAAEEVKRPQRDLPIGIIASLLICTVLYIVVSLILTGIVPYGQLNISDPVAFALQFIGQDGLAGVISVGAITGITTVMLVMMYGQVRVSYAMSRDGLLPKRLAKVHPKFKTPFLNTWTTGIIAALISGLIDLNVLAHLVNMGTLSAFALVAVAVIVMRRTHPDLPRAFKAPLVPFLPALTVIFCLYLMLQLSGTAWISFGIWMVIGIAVYFLYSRKHSALNNSKDEEDAANL; this is encoded by the coding sequence ATGAAGCAAATTTTTCAAAAGAAGCCTATTGCAAAGCTAATGCAAGAGAGTAAGCAAAAGACGTTAGCAAGAACATTGGGCGCGCTAGATTTAACGATGCTTGGAATCGGGGCAATTGTTGGGACGGGTATTTTTGTTCTAACGGGCGTGGTAGCGGCGAAACATTCTGGACCAGCTATTATCTTATCATTTGCGATAGCCGCGTTAGCCTGTGCCTTTGCTGCATTTTGTTATGCTGAATTCGCTTCTTCAGTTCCTGTCTCAGGCAGTGTGTATACGTATACATATGCGACGATGGGAGAAGTATTCGCATTTTTAATTGGATGGGACTTAATGCTTGAGTATTTACTTGCTACCTCAGCTGTGGCAAATGGTTGGTCCGCTTATTTCCAATCGTTATTAAAGGGATTTGGAATCCATATTCCTACCATTCTCTCCTCGGCCCCTGGTACAGGAAAGGGTGGAATAATTGATTTACCTGCGGTTCTAATTATTTTAGTGATGACTGTTCTTTTATCTAGAGGTGTTCGTGAAAGTGCACGTGTAAATAATATTATGGTATTTATTAAAATAGCGGTTGTTCTTATTTTTATCTTCGCTGGTTTTAATTATGTGAAACCTGAAAACTGGACGCCTTTTATGCCGTTTGGTTTAGATGGTGTAATGGCTGGAGCTGCTACAGTGTTCTTTGCATTCATAGGGTTTGATGCAGTTTCAACAGCGGCAGAAGAAGTGAAGCGTCCACAACGTGATTTACCAATTGGTATTATTGCATCGTTATTAATTTGTACAGTTCTTTATATCGTTGTTTCGCTTATTTTGACAGGAATTGTTCCATACGGACAGCTAAATATATCAGATCCAGTTGCTTTTGCACTTCAATTTATTGGACAAGATGGTTTAGCGGGAGTAATTTCAGTAGGAGCAATTACCGGAATTACAACTGTAATGCTAGTTATGATGTATGGGCAAGTACGTGTTTCGTATGCAATGAGTAGAGATGGATTATTACCGAAACGTCTTGCTAAAGTTCACCCGAAATTTAAAACACCGTTTTTAAATACGTGGACAACGGGAATTATTGCGGCACTGATTTCAGGATTAATAGATTTAAATGTATTAGCACATCTTGTAAATATGGGGACATTGTCAGCATTTGCACTCGTAGCTGTTGCTGTAATTGTAATGAGAAGAACTCATCCGGACTTACCGAGGGCATTTAAGGCGCCGCTTGTACCATTTTTACCCGCGTTAACAGTAATTTTTTGTTTATACTTAATGCTTCAATTATCCGGAACGGCTTGGATTAGTTTTGGGATATGGATGGTTATTGGTATTGCGGTTTACTTTTTATATAGCCGTAAACATAGTGCTTTAAATAATAGTAAAGACGAAGAAGATGCAGCAAATCTATAA
- a CDS encoding MDR family MFS transporter, with product MRNTWRELREMDRNVWIRFIGETLNGIAMMMLMPFFALYLKDKVDSLLQVGVIMALSPIAASFGAIIGGRIADIYGRKPIMIFSMASNALLMLGFLFIEGFIPYAILSIFLGLSNSLFHPAASAMVADVTTPEKRTEAYGLLRMGHNIGAAIGPIMGASVVVLSKNLVFIIASSTMLFYALLVFVLIQETMPKGMNKEENKEKESGAIWKIVMRDKALMTYLLAGIIISMGFSQMEGMLPLHFDNEMRGIFGINNPYPYLMALNGLLVVLFQFPISKWAADKPVGKTMLYGACLFGIGLFFIGWLPKWFGGLDTNATIILITLLFVYAIYTLGEMIMSPVQMTFVANLAPENLRGTYMGAASLQWITGSAFGPLLGGFLLDRLLGHVLFTILAVGCVIAGVVYVSLDRLIEQRQKGTLTKKSS from the coding sequence ATGAGGAATACGTGGCGTGAGTTAAGGGAGATGGACCGTAACGTATGGATTCGATTTATTGGAGAGACGTTAAATGGAATTGCGATGATGATGTTGATGCCTTTTTTTGCATTATATTTAAAAGATAAGGTAGATTCGTTATTACAGGTCGGAGTGATTATGGCGCTTTCTCCAATTGCTGCAAGCTTTGGAGCGATTATAGGAGGAAGAATTGCTGATATATATGGAAGAAAGCCAATTATGATATTTTCGATGGCGAGTAATGCGTTATTAATGCTCGGTTTTCTATTTATAGAAGGATTTATTCCATATGCGATTTTATCTATTTTTTTAGGATTAAGTAATTCTTTATTTCATCCAGCTGCATCAGCAATGGTTGCGGATGTAACAACGCCAGAAAAAAGAACTGAAGCATATGGTTTATTACGAATGGGGCACAATATAGGTGCTGCAATTGGCCCGATAATGGGCGCTTCGGTAGTTGTGTTGTCGAAGAACCTTGTGTTTATTATTGCCTCGTCTACGATGTTATTTTATGCATTACTTGTATTCGTTCTTATTCAAGAGACAATGCCAAAGGGTATGAATAAAGAAGAGAATAAAGAGAAGGAATCCGGGGCAATTTGGAAAATTGTAATGCGGGATAAGGCATTAATGACTTATTTATTAGCGGGTATCATTATTTCGATGGGATTTTCGCAAATGGAAGGTATGTTACCGTTGCATTTCGATAATGAAATGAGGGGTATTTTTGGAATTAACAATCCGTATCCCTATTTAATGGCACTAAACGGACTGTTGGTTGTGCTATTCCAATTTCCAATTTCAAAATGGGCCGCAGATAAACCAGTCGGGAAGACGATGTTATATGGTGCGTGTTTGTTCGGGATTGGTTTGTTCTTTATAGGATGGTTACCGAAGTGGTTTGGAGGATTAGATACAAATGCTACAATTATTTTAATAACTTTACTGTTTGTGTATGCCATATATACGTTAGGTGAGATGATTATGTCGCCTGTACAGATGACGTTTGTAGCGAATTTGGCCCCTGAGAATTTGAGAGGGACTTATATGGGAGCTGCAAGTTTGCAGTGGATTACAGGAAGTGCATTCGGTCCACTTCTTGGAGGTTTTTTACTAGATCGATTACTTGGCCACGTTCTATTTACAATTTTAGCTGTAGGATGTGTAATTGCAGGTGTTGTATATGTTTCTTTAGATCGACTCATTGAACAAAGGCAAAAAGGCACACTGACCAAAAAATCTTCTTAA
- a CDS encoding D-alanine--D-alanine ligase, with product MTKIKLGLLYGGKSAEHQVSLQTALAAIKALNQDKFEIHPIYITEQGQWVRGERIEGEVTDVEVLKMSGAENAISPLSLSTEIIPSVASEENAIDVIFPLLHGPNGEDGTVQGLLELMNIPYVGNGVLASAAGMDKVVMKNIFAEAGLKQAKYASFIRSAWEKDCETAYEKVEEVLGYPCFVKPANLGSSVGINKCKNREELENAFEEAFQFDRKIIVEENIVGREVEVGVLGNDEPKCSVVGEIVPKKDFYDYKSKYIDGDTALIIPAEMTEEESNVIKRDAIIAFQSLDGAGLTRADFFLTKDGEVYINEVNTMPGFTPFSMFPLLWQHTGLPYPELIEELIGLAIERHEEKQKIKYTI from the coding sequence GTGACAAAAATTAAATTAGGTTTATTATACGGTGGAAAATCAGCTGAGCATCAAGTTTCGCTACAAACGGCTCTTGCTGCTATTAAAGCATTAAATCAAGATAAATTCGAGATTCATCCAATTTATATTACAGAACAAGGTCAATGGGTACGCGGTGAGCGTATTGAAGGTGAAGTAACAGATGTTGAAGTTCTAAAAATGAGCGGTGCAGAAAATGCGATTTCTCCGTTATCATTAAGTACAGAAATTATTCCATCTGTAGCTTCTGAAGAAAATGCTATTGACGTTATATTCCCATTACTACATGGACCGAATGGTGAAGATGGAACGGTTCAAGGATTATTAGAATTAATGAACATTCCTTATGTAGGAAATGGTGTTCTAGCATCTGCTGCAGGTATGGATAAAGTTGTTATGAAAAACATCTTTGCAGAGGCTGGATTGAAACAAGCAAAATATGCATCATTCATTCGTAGCGCATGGGAAAAAGATTGTGAAACAGCATATGAAAAAGTAGAAGAAGTATTAGGATATCCTTGCTTCGTAAAACCAGCAAACCTTGGTTCAAGTGTTGGTATTAATAAGTGTAAAAATCGTGAAGAGCTTGAGAATGCATTTGAAGAGGCATTCCAATTTGACCGTAAAATTATTGTAGAAGAGAATATTGTTGGACGTGAAGTAGAAGTTGGTGTACTAGGTAATGATGAACCGAAATGTTCAGTTGTAGGTGAAATCGTACCGAAAAAAGACTTCTATGATTATAAGTCGAAATATATTGATGGCGATACAGCGTTAATTATTCCAGCTGAAATGACAGAAGAAGAGTCTAATGTTATTAAGCGAGATGCGATTATTGCGTTCCAATCGTTAGATGGTGCTGGATTAACACGAGCTGATTTCTTCTTAACGAAAGATGGAGAAGTATATATTAACGAAGTAAATACAATGCCAGGATTTACGCCGTTTAGTATGTTCCCTCTACTATGGCAACATACTGGATTACCGTATCCGGAATTAATTGAAGAGCTAATCGGTTTAGCAATTGAGCGTCACGAAGAAAAACAAAAAATTAAATATACAATCTAA
- the murF gene encoding UDP-N-acetylmuramoyl-tripeptide--D-alanyl-D-alanine ligase has translation MINRTLKQVEQMVNGTGLAEQYEGITIQGVSIDTRKIEKGNLYVPIQGERFDGHAFVDKAVENGAVATLWMKDVANPPENLPVILVEDTLSALQLLAKSYRDQLDVKVVGVTGSNGKTSTKDIVTSLLATKFKVQKTEGNFNNHIGLPLTILNLEENTEVAVLEMGMSSRGEIEFLSKLARPNAAIITNIGEAHLMDLGSREAIAEAKLEIVTGLQEGGVFVYNGDEPLLTNRVPEMNLIAETVTFGDARANDYYPTTVTLQATGTHFKMNRDENTSFYLPVLGKHNVYNTLASMAIAKHFGVTWEEMKQGLVTLQMTGMRMEIVKTDSGLTIINDAYNASPTAMEAAFHLMNGLDGFAKKIVVLGDMLELGDQEVQFHYEVGKLIDPAKVSHVFTYGKLGAQIAEGAKINFPNERVKAYDNKEELVKELQAVVDAKDVVLVKASRGMKLEEVITMLK, from the coding sequence ATGATAAATCGAACGTTAAAACAAGTAGAACAGATGGTAAATGGTACGGGATTAGCAGAGCAATATGAGGGAATTACTATACAAGGAGTGTCTATTGATACGAGAAAAATTGAAAAAGGAAACCTATATGTTCCGATTCAAGGTGAACGTTTCGATGGACATGCTTTTGTAGATAAAGCTGTTGAAAATGGAGCTGTTGCTACATTGTGGATGAAAGATGTAGCAAATCCACCTGAGAATCTTCCAGTTATTCTTGTAGAAGACACGCTATCGGCATTACAATTGTTAGCGAAAAGCTATCGCGATCAATTGGATGTTAAAGTTGTTGGTGTGACAGGTAGTAACGGTAAAACATCTACAAAAGATATTGTAACAAGTCTTCTTGCAACTAAATTCAAAGTTCAAAAAACAGAAGGAAACTTCAATAACCATATCGGGTTACCTCTTACTATTTTAAACTTAGAAGAAAATACAGAAGTAGCTGTATTAGAAATGGGTATGTCAAGCCGAGGTGAAATTGAATTCTTATCTAAGTTAGCTCGTCCAAATGCAGCTATCATTACAAACATTGGTGAGGCACACTTAATGGACTTAGGCTCTCGTGAGGCGATTGCTGAAGCAAAATTAGAAATTGTGACAGGATTACAAGAAGGTGGAGTGTTCGTATATAACGGAGATGAGCCATTATTGACAAATCGTGTTCCTGAAATGAATTTAATAGCTGAAACAGTTACGTTTGGTGATGCTAGAGCAAATGATTATTATCCAACAACTGTAACATTACAGGCGACGGGAACCCATTTTAAGATGAATAGAGACGAAAATACTTCATTCTACTTACCAGTGTTAGGAAAACATAATGTGTATAACACACTTGCTTCAATGGCAATTGCGAAACATTTTGGTGTAACGTGGGAAGAAATGAAACAAGGCTTAGTCACACTTCAAATGACAGGCATGCGTATGGAAATTGTAAAAACAGATAGTGGATTAACAATTATCAATGATGCTTACAATGCAAGCCCGACAGCCATGGAAGCAGCATTCCACCTAATGAATGGTTTAGATGGATTTGCTAAAAAAATTGTCGTGCTAGGTGATATGTTAGAGCTTGGAGATCAAGAAGTACAGTTTCATTATGAAGTAGGTAAATTAATCGATCCAGCAAAGGTTTCACACGTATTCACATATGGTAAATTAGGGGCTCAAATTGCTGAAGGAGCGAAAATTAATTTCCCTAATGAACGTGTAAAGGCGTATGATAATAAAGAAGAGTTAGTAAAAGAGTTGCAAGCCGTAGTCGATGCGAAAGATGTTGTATTAGTAAAAGCATCTCGTGGTATGAAATTAGAAGAAGTAATTACGATGTTGAAATAA
- a CDS encoding DEAD/DEAH box helicase, which produces MTTFRELGLSESLLQSVESMGFEEATPIQAETIPHALQGKDIIGQAQTGTGKTAAFGLPLLDKVDTNKEAVQGIVIAPTRELAIQVGEELYKIGKHKRVRILPIYGGQDINRQIRALKKHPHIIVGTPGRILDHINRKTLRLQNVETVVLDEADEMLNMGFIEDIEAILTDVPETHQTLLFSATMPDPIRRIAERFMTEPQHIKVKAKEVTMPNIQQFYLEVQEKKKFDVLTRLLDIQSPELAIVFGRTKRRVDELSEALNLRGYAAEGIHGDLTQAKRMSVLRKFKEGAIEVLVATDVAARGLDISGVTHVYNFDIPQDPESYVHRIGRTGRAGKKGIAMLFVTPRESGQLKNIERTTKRKVDRMEAPTLDEALEGQQRLIAEKLQSTIQNENLAYYKRIAEEMLEENDSVTVVAAALKMMTKEPDTTPIALTSEPPVVSRGGGSKKRGGNGGGYRDGNRNRSRDGRGGGDGRNRDRNRDGRGGGDGRNRDRNRDGGSRGRKGEGQGRPGSSNGRGERKHHSRPQA; this is translated from the coding sequence TTGACAACATTTCGAGAATTAGGATTAAGTGAGTCTTTACTGCAATCTGTTGAAAGTATGGGCTTTGAAGAGGCTACGCCGATTCAAGCTGAAACAATTCCACATGCATTGCAAGGTAAAGATATTATTGGGCAAGCACAAACAGGTACAGGGAAAACAGCAGCATTCGGATTACCACTATTAGATAAAGTGGATACAAATAAAGAAGCAGTTCAAGGTATTGTTATCGCGCCAACGCGTGAATTAGCAATTCAAGTTGGAGAAGAGCTATACAAAATTGGTAAACATAAACGTGTTCGTATTCTACCAATTTATGGTGGTCAAGATATTAACCGCCAAATTCGTGCTCTAAAAAAACACCCACACATTATTGTTGGTACGCCGGGTCGTATTTTAGATCATATTAACCGTAAAACACTTCGTTTACAAAACGTTGAGACTGTTGTTCTTGATGAAGCGGATGAAATGTTAAACATGGGCTTCATTGAAGATATTGAAGCGATTTTAACAGATGTGCCAGAAACACATCAAACATTATTATTCTCAGCGACAATGCCAGATCCAATCCGTCGTATTGCTGAGCGTTTCATGACTGAGCCTCAACACATTAAAGTAAAAGCAAAAGAAGTAACAATGCCAAACATTCAGCAGTTCTATTTAGAAGTGCAAGAAAAGAAAAAGTTTGACGTGTTAACACGCTTACTAGATATTCAATCTCCAGAGCTTGCAATCGTATTCGGTCGTACAAAGCGTCGTGTTGATGAATTATCAGAAGCATTAAATTTACGTGGTTATGCAGCAGAAGGTATTCATGGTGACTTAACACAGGCGAAACGTATGTCTGTATTACGTAAATTTAAAGAAGGTGCTATTGAAGTTCTTGTTGCAACAGACGTTGCTGCACGTGGTCTTGATATTTCAGGCGTAACACACGTATATAACTTCGATATCCCACAAGATCCAGAATCATACGTTCACCGTATCGGTCGTACTGGCCGTGCAGGTAAAAAAGGTATTGCAATGTTATTTGTAACACCGCGTGAATCAGGACAATTAAAAAATATCGAGCGTACAACAAAACGTAAAGTTGACCGTATGGAAGCACCGACACTTGACGAGGCATTAGAAGGTCAACAACGTTTAATCGCTGAAAAACTTCAAAGCACAATCCAAAATGAAAACTTAGCATACTACAAGCGTATTGCAGAAGAAATGTTAGAAGAGAACGACTCTGTAACAGTAGTAGCTGCTGCGCTAAAAATGATGACTAAAGAGCCGGATACAACTCCAATCGCTTTAACATCAGAACCACCAGTTGTTTCAAGAGGTGGCGGTTCTAAAAAACGCGGTGGTAACGGAGGCGGATACCGTGATGGTAACCGTAATCGTAGTCGTGACGGACGCGGCGGTGGCGATGGTCGTAACCGTGATCGCAATCGTGATGGACGCGGTGGTGGCGATGGCCGTAACCGTGATCGTAATCGTGATGGCGGTAGCCGTGGTCGTAAAGGTGAAGGTCAAGGTCGCCCTGGATCTTCAAATGGACGCGGCGAAAGAAAACATCATAGCCGTCCACAAGCTTAA